A single window of Leeuwenhoekiella sp. MAR_2009_132 DNA harbors:
- a CDS encoding helix-turn-helix transcriptional regulator: MERNDKERFNQLFEQIIEIAGGNFEYRHKISGRRDALDTLGELLNIMAEEVAYFNYENVSQLATNTRPVLVVFDQEGKISNYSFAFLDRLGHKKLRKNINTSINQLLTEYSIPLLQKELQSSMSEPLNQDLFSLDFKTADNRILRANCTLGILFKKNKKKAYVLSIYEDFKNQSLKSNTHQGELNYKSLKSKSASNRILVKNVRLYVLRNLNKPLPALKQIGLLHQTNQTKLKSEFKNAYGLTIHQFHNKKRLERAALLLKTTELPISVISNQCGYKSLAHFSRKFKEFYSSSPRLFRSTNLK, encoded by the coding sequence ATGGAACGCAATGACAAGGAACGCTTTAATCAGCTATTTGAGCAAATTATTGAAATCGCTGGAGGGAATTTTGAATACCGCCATAAAATTTCTGGACGTAGGGATGCACTTGATACCTTAGGGGAGTTATTAAATATAATGGCGGAAGAAGTTGCCTATTTCAATTACGAAAATGTATCCCAATTAGCTACAAACACGAGACCCGTACTTGTGGTTTTTGATCAAGAAGGTAAAATTAGCAACTATTCATTTGCCTTTTTAGATAGGTTGGGACATAAAAAATTACGTAAAAACATCAATACTTCCATCAATCAGCTTTTAACGGAATATTCAATACCCTTACTCCAGAAAGAACTGCAAAGTAGTATGAGTGAACCATTAAATCAGGACCTTTTTTCACTTGATTTTAAAACTGCCGACAATCGTATTCTAAGAGCAAATTGTACACTAGGAATCCTTTTTAAAAAGAATAAAAAGAAAGCCTATGTACTGAGTATATATGAGGATTTTAAAAATCAAAGCCTCAAATCAAATACGCATCAAGGTGAATTAAATTATAAATCCTTAAAATCAAAAAGTGCTTCAAATCGTATTCTGGTTAAAAATGTAAGACTTTACGTTTTACGTAACCTAAATAAACCTTTACCCGCTTTAAAACAAATAGGTCTGCTACACCAAACCAATCAAACGAAACTCAAGTCGGAATTCAAAAATGCCTATGGATTAACCATTCATCAATTTCATAATAAAAAACGTTTAGAACGGGCTGCATTGTTATTAAAAACGACAGAACTCCCTATAAGTGTTATTTCCAATCAATGTGGTTATAAAAGCCTAGCCCATTTTTCAAGAAAATTTAAAGAGTTTTATTCGAGTTCCCCACGTCTGTTTCGTTCCACTAATTTAAAATAG
- a CDS encoding RteC domain-containing protein gives MNILLPHYLLTRLVNNTMFDTEIHNFHTMLNTQVLCIIDPLKKADAGIEIANTSLSKLKELVEQEDFENVPEEIDFFKNIKPCPMSYLIYFSEMRSCESRKPKAGESFQLRFFEKELRKINKFFYRNNDFVQYMEQGHSYMDHQLFTRNHRKNFPFTPTINYYQYPEFSSSHDMLWAKIQAMYRLIHYIREAIASLKPGMIENFASQQHPVLLWSGSKTALVELIYALYASGDLNHGTSEISSIAASFEDFFNIKLDNIYKTYSEIKARKNRRSKYLENLIVNLEAKMNKDDE, from the coding sequence TTGAACATACTTCTCCCTCATTATTTATTAACCCGCCTAGTTAATAATACGATGTTTGACACTGAAATACACAACTTTCACACGATGCTAAATACACAGGTATTGTGTATTATAGACCCGTTAAAAAAGGCAGATGCAGGTATAGAGATTGCTAATACCTCCCTGTCCAAATTAAAAGAACTGGTGGAACAGGAAGATTTTGAAAACGTTCCTGAAGAAATTGATTTTTTTAAAAATATCAAGCCTTGTCCGATGAGTTATCTCATCTATTTCTCAGAGATGCGTTCGTGTGAATCGCGAAAACCAAAAGCCGGAGAAAGCTTTCAACTTCGATTTTTTGAAAAAGAACTGCGCAAGATCAATAAATTTTTTTACCGAAATAATGATTTCGTTCAATATATGGAACAGGGGCATTCCTATATGGACCATCAACTTTTTACACGCAATCACCGCAAAAATTTCCCATTTACTCCAACTATCAATTATTACCAGTATCCCGAGTTTTCGAGTTCTCATGATATGCTCTGGGCAAAAATACAAGCGATGTATCGTTTGATCCATTATATCCGGGAAGCTATAGCATCTTTAAAGCCCGGGATGATTGAAAATTTTGCTTCGCAACAACATCCCGTACTCTTATGGTCAGGCTCCAAAACAGCTTTGGTCGAATTAATCTATGCATTATATGCCTCTGGAGATCTCAATCACGGTACCTCAGAAATAAGTAGTATCGCAGCTTCTTTCGAAGACTTCTTCAACATCAAACTCGACAACATTTACAAAACCTATTCAGAAATCAAAGCACGTAAAAACAGACGTTCAAAATATCTTGAAAATCTCATAGTGAATTTAGAAGCGAAGATGAATAAGGATGATGAGTAG
- a CDS encoding helix-turn-helix domain-containing protein, which produces MPATLITTDDLREFKMELLEDLKALLSNQAPGKLKKYLKSAEVMKLLQVSPGTLQNLRINGTLPYTKVGGIIYYDAQEIQHVMDTNRVQ; this is translated from the coding sequence ATGCCAGCAACACTTATTACCACAGACGATCTTCGCGAATTCAAAATGGAATTACTGGAAGATCTTAAAGCCCTTCTTTCCAATCAAGCTCCCGGAAAACTCAAAAAGTATTTAAAGAGTGCTGAAGTAATGAAGTTACTTCAAGTAAGTCCTGGAACCTTGCAAAACTTGCGCATCAACGGGACACTACCCTATACCAAAGTAGGCGGAATCATTTACTATGATGCTCAGGAAATTCAACACGTGATGGATACCAATCGTGTTCAATAA
- a CDS encoding aminotransferase class I/II-fold pyridoxal phosphate-dependent enzyme has product MAKIKHNNFLDTVDNVIADAKSAGIIHLHAEDSRLSGRYITINGIQCYHFGTTGYLGLEQDSRIKTAAVQAILRYGTQFPLSKTYIAHPLYAQLEEKLELLFNNPVIVTKNSTLGHLAVIPTVVRDEDAVLLDHQVHWSVQNAAQLLKVRGIPVHLIRHNNLEMLESLLKKLSSKVSKIWYMADGVYSMYGDYAPVKELLALSIKYPQLHLYFDDVHGMSWKGKNGMGYVMSQLESLPEHVLVFGTLSKTFGASGSVLVCSNKKLYNQIKNFGGPLTFSAQLEPSAVGAAIASAAIHLSDEIYSLQDELKQRIDYFNRLLSKTKLPLIATNDSPVFYIGTGLPATGYQLVKRLMDGGFFVNLGLFPAVPVKNTGVRITISTHNRFEDIKLLTEALVIHYDKALADTGNSTTRVGKAFRMNFQETPPLPIKHEVLRLEEFTRISEVDKSLWNDTVGKNNMMDWDGLQFLENTFQGQAAQEHNWNFKYLQIMDDLNQPVLMGFVTESLWKNDMLSPPAVSKKLEEQREQNPYAQTSRVLALGCLFTEGEHLYVNSKHPQVNEALACFLEYLEALSQKLEVSLTVLRDFDTGSIWSKTFQNQGYIPIDMPDSCVVFELDQKNDAAYSNYLSKRSQKHFKKDIQPYEELIKMQIISAPGTKTIQLFYGLYKQVKAKNFGLNTFTYPLAVFQNMSKHPNWEFIVLKAKSDDRILGVMFCYKNYSGTYVTSLIGMDYSYLEAFQTYRQLLYQSILRARQLKFTQIDFGVSASFEKRKLGATLIPKQAFLQTDDNFLLEQLEMMRTSN; this is encoded by the coding sequence ATGGCTAAAATAAAACACAACAATTTTTTGGACACCGTAGATAATGTTATTGCGGATGCCAAATCGGCTGGAATTATACATCTGCATGCGGAAGACTCCAGGTTAAGTGGAAGGTATATTACAATCAATGGAATTCAATGCTATCATTTTGGTACCACGGGATATTTAGGTTTAGAGCAGGACAGCCGAATTAAAACAGCTGCGGTACAAGCCATATTAAGGTATGGCACGCAGTTTCCACTTTCTAAGACCTATATCGCTCATCCACTGTATGCCCAATTGGAAGAAAAATTAGAGCTGCTTTTCAATAACCCGGTTATCGTAACCAAAAACAGTACGTTAGGGCACCTGGCCGTGATTCCAACTGTTGTTCGGGATGAGGATGCTGTTCTTTTAGATCATCAGGTTCACTGGAGTGTTCAAAACGCAGCTCAACTTTTAAAAGTCCGAGGAATTCCCGTTCATCTCATTCGGCATAACAATTTGGAAATGTTAGAATCGCTGCTGAAAAAACTCTCTTCCAAAGTTTCTAAAATCTGGTATATGGCAGACGGGGTTTATTCTATGTATGGCGATTATGCTCCGGTTAAAGAACTTTTAGCACTTTCTATAAAATACCCCCAACTCCACCTCTACTTCGATGATGTGCATGGAATGAGCTGGAAGGGAAAAAATGGAATGGGTTATGTGATGAGCCAATTGGAAAGTCTTCCGGAACATGTACTTGTTTTTGGCACCTTGAGTAAAACCTTTGGTGCTTCTGGTTCCGTCTTAGTATGTTCCAACAAAAAATTATACAATCAGATTAAAAATTTTGGAGGCCCTCTAACCTTCTCGGCACAATTAGAACCCAGTGCTGTAGGTGCTGCTATCGCTTCAGCTGCTATTCATTTATCGGATGAAATTTATTCTTTACAAGACGAATTAAAACAACGTATTGATTACTTCAACAGGTTGCTATCCAAGACTAAATTACCGCTGATCGCTACAAATGACTCTCCTGTATTTTATATCGGAACGGGTCTGCCTGCAACCGGATACCAATTGGTAAAGCGCTTGATGGATGGCGGTTTTTTTGTCAATTTAGGGCTGTTTCCTGCTGTACCTGTTAAAAATACCGGAGTGCGCATTACCATTTCCACTCATAATCGTTTTGAAGATATTAAACTTCTTACAGAAGCATTAGTTATTCATTACGATAAGGCCTTAGCCGATACGGGCAATTCAACCACCCGAGTAGGCAAGGCGTTTCGAATGAACTTTCAAGAAACACCGCCACTTCCCATAAAACACGAGGTATTGAGGCTTGAAGAATTTACTCGTATTTCTGAGGTAGATAAATCCCTTTGGAATGATACAGTAGGTAAAAACAATATGATGGACTGGGACGGGCTGCAGTTTCTGGAAAATACGTTTCAGGGCCAAGCAGCTCAAGAACACAATTGGAACTTTAAGTACCTACAAATTATGGACGACTTGAATCAACCGGTTTTAATGGGTTTTGTGACAGAAAGTTTATGGAAAAACGATATGTTATCCCCACCTGCAGTTTCGAAAAAACTGGAAGAACAACGCGAACAAAACCCTTATGCACAAACTTCCCGAGTTTTGGCCTTGGGTTGTTTATTTACAGAAGGAGAACACCTCTATGTTAATTCAAAACATCCACAGGTAAACGAAGCGCTTGCCTGCTTTTTAGAATACCTAGAGGCCTTAAGTCAAAAGCTGGAAGTATCCCTTACGGTATTACGGGATTTTGATACGGGTTCAATCTGGTCTAAAACCTTTCAAAATCAAGGATATATTCCTATTGATATGCCCGACTCGTGTGTCGTATTTGAGTTGGATCAAAAAAACGATGCAGCCTATTCGAACTACCTCTCTAAACGCTCTCAAAAACACTTTAAAAAAGATATTCAGCCCTATGAAGAGCTTATTAAAATGCAAATCATATCAGCTCCAGGTACTAAAACGATTCAACTCTTTTATGGACTTTACAAGCAGGTAAAAGCTAAAAATTTTGGTTTGAATACGTTTACCTATCCTTTGGCTGTTTTTCAAAATATGTCCAAACATCCCAATTGGGAGTTTATCGTTTTAAAAGCGAAATCTGATGATCGGATTCTGGGAGTGATGTTTTGTTATAAAAATTATTCGGGGACCTATGTGACCAGTTTGATTGGAATGGATTACAGCTATCTTGAGGCGTTTCAAACCTATCGCCAACTGCTCTATCAATCGATTCTAAGGGCACGACAACTGAAATTTACACAGATTGATTTTGGGGTAAGTGCCAGCTTTGAAAAAAGAAAACTGGGAGCTACTCTTATCCCCAAACAGGCATTCCTGCAAACCGACGATAACTTTCTTTTGGAACAATTGGAAATGATGAGAACAAGTAACTAA